The Rhodocytophaga rosea genome has a segment encoding these proteins:
- a CDS encoding dihydrodipicolinate synthase family protein, giving the protein MMKSFSPLPEGLWPVMLTPLQENNSLDLSGLQELTNMYLNAGVNGLFTNCLSSEMYQLTEEERLTITRTVVKQSNGRVPVVATGTFSSNTQKNTEFIRKIYDTGASAVILITGILAGIEEPEDVLKKRIEEIMQQTSDIPLGLYECPVPYKRLVSPQLMKWLADSGRFVYHKDTSCNTGAMEKKMQAVQGSIFGLYNADTPTALDSLEMGARGISPISANFYPELFTYLLQKFRTSGRTPELNQLYDMLVVMDRLVHTFYPYSAKLFLQKRGLKITATSRISTEAMTQADKLRFDALFNMFQSLASTHEIELVVSRKSVGELLNE; this is encoded by the coding sequence ATGATGAAATCATTCTCCCCACTACCTGAAGGGCTATGGCCTGTGATGTTAACGCCTTTACAGGAAAATAATTCCTTAGATCTGAGCGGTTTGCAGGAACTCACTAATATGTACCTGAATGCCGGAGTGAATGGATTATTTACCAATTGTTTGTCTTCGGAAATGTACCAGCTGACGGAGGAAGAAAGGCTGACTATTACCCGTACCGTAGTGAAACAAAGTAATGGCAGGGTACCGGTTGTGGCTACTGGCACGTTCAGTTCGAATACGCAGAAAAACACCGAATTTATCAGGAAAATATATGATACCGGCGCTTCTGCGGTAATATTGATTACTGGCATACTGGCAGGAATTGAAGAGCCGGAAGATGTTTTGAAAAAACGAATAGAGGAAATCATGCAGCAGACTAGCGATATTCCGCTGGGTTTGTATGAGTGTCCGGTTCCTTACAAACGCCTGGTAAGTCCTCAGTTGATGAAATGGCTGGCAGATTCCGGCCGGTTTGTTTATCACAAAGATACCAGTTGTAATACCGGAGCGATGGAGAAAAAAATGCAGGCGGTGCAGGGAAGTATATTTGGATTATACAATGCAGATACACCTACAGCCCTGGATTCTCTGGAGATGGGAGCCAGAGGTATTTCACCAATTTCTGCTAATTTTTATCCCGAACTGTTTACCTATCTGCTCCAGAAGTTCCGCACTTCCGGCCGTACTCCAGAACTCAATCAGTTGTATGATATGCTGGTGGTGATGGATAGGCTGGTCCATACATTTTATCCGTATTCAGCCAAGTTATTCCTGCAAAAGAGAGGATTGAAAATTACAGCCACCTCACGTATTTCTACTGAAGCCATGACTCAGGCAGATAAATTGCGGTTTGATGCCTTGTTTAATATGTTTCAGTCTCTGGCCAGTACCCATGAGATTGAGCTGGTGGTAAGCCGGAAATCCGTTGGTGAATTACTGAATGAGTGA
- a CDS encoding sodium:solute symporter produces MNTLDLIVFLVYMLGITLFGSSFYSKNKSSEAFTLGNNNLPAWVVGMSIFATFVSSISFIALPGNAFQSNWNAFVFSLSLPVASYMAVKFFVPLYRKINSPSAYTYLEYRFGPWARIYVSSCYLLTQIMRIGTILYLLALPVNLMFGWDITTVIIITGIAVMLYSLLGGIQGVIWTDAIQGIVLISGALFCLGYILFTIPGGPAQVFSIATQYNKFSLGSFSLSLSEPTFWVVLIYGIFINLQNYGIDQNYVQRYMASRTEQEAKRATFFGGMLYIPVSLLFFMIGTALFSYYTAMPEALPSTLQAADKSDQVFPYFIVNNLPPGFTGLLIAAIFAAGMSTISTGINSSATVVLIDYYQRFKKSKATDKQSLRVLYLTSLLVSILGIGIGIALIDVKSALDAWWKLASIFSGGMLGLFLLAAFVKQIHKLGAIAGVIAGILVILWLSLSPVLFADGPLQSLASPLHGYLTIVIGTIVIFLIGFLASVAAGKSQKKKVEV; encoded by the coding sequence TTGAATACACTGGATCTGATTGTTTTTCTGGTATACATGCTGGGCATCACCTTGTTTGGAAGCTCATTTTACAGCAAGAATAAATCATCTGAAGCTTTTACCCTGGGTAACAACAACTTGCCGGCCTGGGTGGTGGGCATGTCTATCTTTGCTACGTTTGTGAGCAGCATCAGTTTTATTGCCTTGCCCGGAAATGCCTTTCAAAGCAACTGGAATGCCTTTGTATTCAGTTTGTCTTTGCCGGTGGCTTCCTATATGGCGGTTAAATTTTTTGTGCCGCTCTACCGGAAAATCAACAGCCCATCTGCTTATACCTATCTCGAATACCGTTTTGGTCCCTGGGCACGTATCTATGTTTCGTCCTGCTACCTGCTTACCCAGATCATGCGGATCGGGACTATTTTATACCTGCTTGCCCTTCCGGTAAATCTGATGTTCGGATGGGATATAACTACTGTAATTATCATCACAGGCATTGCAGTTATGTTGTATTCGCTGCTGGGTGGCATTCAGGGAGTCATCTGGACAGATGCTATCCAGGGTATTGTTCTTATTTCGGGCGCTTTATTCTGTCTGGGATATATTTTATTCACCATACCGGGTGGCCCTGCACAGGTTTTCTCTATTGCCACCCAGTACAATAAATTCAGCCTGGGCAGTTTTAGTCTGAGCCTTTCGGAACCCACCTTCTGGGTAGTATTGATTTATGGCATATTTATAAACCTGCAGAATTATGGCATCGACCAGAATTATGTACAACGATACATGGCTTCCAGAACTGAGCAAGAGGCAAAAAGGGCAACTTTTTTTGGGGGGATGTTATACATTCCGGTTTCCCTATTGTTTTTTATGATTGGCACAGCCCTGTTCTCTTATTACACAGCCATGCCTGAGGCATTACCGTCAACGTTGCAGGCAGCCGATAAAAGCGACCAGGTTTTCCCTTATTTCATTGTGAATAACCTGCCTCCTGGTTTTACTGGGTTATTGATTGCTGCCATTTTTGCTGCCGGTATGAGTACCATTTCAACTGGCATCAATAGTTCAGCTACGGTAGTGCTGATAGATTATTATCAACGGTTTAAAAAGAGCAAGGCTACAGACAAACAGTCGCTCCGGGTACTTTATCTGACCTCCCTGCTGGTAAGTATATTGGGAATTGGAATTGGCATTGCCCTGATAGACGTAAAAAGTGCCCTGGATGCCTGGTGGAAACTGGCCTCCATTTTTAGTGGGGGCATGCTGGGTTTATTTCTACTGGCAGCTTTCGTGAAACAGATTCATAAGCTGGGAGCCATTGCCGGAGTAATAGCCGGTATTCTGGTAATTTTGTGGCTCAGCCTTTCTCCGGTATTGTTTGCCGATGGTCCACTACAATCCTTAGCGAGCCCTTTGCATGGCTACCTCACTATTGTGATCGGTACTATAGTTATTTTTCTGATAGGTTTTCTGGCCTCTGTTGCTGCCGGAAAAAGTCAGAAAAAGAAAGTAGAAGTATAA